A portion of the Phalacrocorax carbo unplaced genomic scaffold, bPhaCar2.1 SCAFFOLD_245, whole genome shotgun sequence genome contains these proteins:
- the TMEM276 gene encoding transmembrane protein 276 — protein sequence MGVAVGWGWALSHALLCAACLLCARRARQVTGGPAAGFLLQALAAASDALSPPWPGGTPRGDLDPHPPRGDPDPHPPPGAWVSAVLGQPLVAFGFHRLSGDRATGNLLLGSAAALAPAAAPLAAEARLLAARAVAFLTAASTLSLALLTANGFGALGSLLLLAGNLLPASPSGPRHDGNPWVLAAGNLALERALRGQRRLGGG from the exons ATGGGCGTGGCCGTGGGGTGGGGCTGGGCGTTGTCCCACGCGCTGCTGTGCGCCGCCTGCCTGCTCTGCGCGCGCCGGGCCCGCCAG GTGACGGGTGGGCCGGCGGCCGGGTTCCTGCTGCAGGCGCTGGCGGCGGCGAGCGACGCCCTGTCCCCGCCCTGGCCGGGGGGGACCCCGCGAGGGGACCTGGACCCCCACCCGCCGCGAGGGGACCCAGACCCCCACCCGCCGCCCGGCGCTTGGGTCTCGGCCGTGCTGGGACAACCGCTGGTGGCCTTCGGCTTCCACCGCCTCAGCGGCGACCGGGCCACCGGCaacctgctgctggggagcgccgcggcgctggcccccgccgccgcgccgctgGCCGCCGAGGCGCGTCTCCTGGCCGCCCGCGCCGTCGCCTTCCTCACCGCCGCCAGCACCCTCAGCCTCGCCCTCCTCACCGCCAACGGCTTCGGCGCGCTCGggagcctcctcctcctcgccggGAACCTGCTGCCGGCGTCGCCGAGCGGCCCCCGGCACGACGGCAACCCCTGGGTGCTGGCGGCGGGGAATCTGGCGCTGGAGCGAGCGCtgcgggggcagcggcggctgGGTGGGGGCTGA